A stretch of the Desulfobacter sp. genome encodes the following:
- a CDS encoding 4Fe-4S binding protein, translating to MNLENVSLAYFLPTGTIQKILRAIAKGYGAKQVEQIDLTLPAADIQRKKENQEELMILGVPVYEGRVSKTAIPRLKQLTAKNTPAVVVVMYGNRDFEDALLELNDLALELSFLPVAGGAFIGEHSFAREDRPMANGRPDAQDIKAAMAFGSKIREKIKALDSVDKAALITPPGNTPYVEHDRRGMEDKAASTIDEDCTLCGECEPLCPVGAITIEQTVKTDSLACILCNACVKNCPAGARVVADPMINKVVSWVSKNFQDRREPEIFMVHQKIAYLD from the coding sequence ATGAATCTTGAGAATGTAAGTCTTGCCTATTTTTTACCCACAGGAACAATCCAAAAAATACTTAGGGCCATTGCCAAGGGGTATGGGGCAAAACAGGTTGAGCAAATTGATTTGACATTACCGGCAGCTGATATTCAAAGGAAAAAGGAAAATCAAGAAGAATTAATGATTTTGGGGGTTCCGGTCTATGAGGGACGAGTGTCCAAGACCGCCATCCCGAGATTAAAACAGCTTACGGCAAAAAATACTCCTGCCGTTGTTGTGGTCATGTACGGCAACAGAGATTTTGAGGATGCCCTTCTTGAATTAAACGACCTTGCCCTGGAACTTTCCTTTTTACCTGTTGCCGGGGGGGCCTTTATCGGGGAACACTCGTTTGCAAGGGAAGACAGGCCCATGGCCAATGGACGGCCTGATGCCCAAGATATCAAGGCGGCTATGGCGTTTGGATCAAAGATACGTGAAAAGATAAAGGCGCTGGACTCTGTGGACAAGGCCGCTTTGATCACGCCTCCCGGAAATACCCCCTATGTTGAACATGACAGGCGGGGAATGGAGGATAAAGCCGCCTCCACCATTGATGAAGACTGTACCCTGTGTGGTGAATGTGAACCGCTTTGTCCGGTAGGCGCCATCACCATTGAGCAGACCGTTAAGACAGACAGCCTGGCCTGTATTCTCTGCAACGCCTGTGTTAAAAACTGCCCTGCAGGGGCAAGGGTTGTGGCAGATCCCATGATCAATAAAGTGGTCAGCTGGGTCAGTAAAAATTTCCAAGACAGAAGAGAACCTGAAATATTTATGGTTCATCAGAAAATCGCGTACCTGGACTGA
- a CDS encoding acetyl-CoA carboxylase biotin carboxyl carrier protein subunit: MSIEILSPMPGTICQVNVGPGDPVVEGQELLLLEAMKMENPIIATGKGVVKEVLVKEGDMVATKQVLVVIEEE; the protein is encoded by the coding sequence ATGAGTATTGAAATATTGAGTCCCATGCCCGGAACCATCTGCCAGGTAAATGTCGGTCCTGGCGATCCTGTTGTTGAAGGCCAGGAACTGCTGCTTTTGGAAGCCATGAAAATGGAAAATCCCATTATTGCAACCGGTAAGGGTGTTGTAAAAGAGGTCTTGGTGAAAGAGGGGGACATGGTTGCCACCAAACAGGTGCTTGTGGTCATAGAAGAAGAATAA